Part of the Streptomyces antimycoticus genome, AGAAGACGGCGGCCGGCGGTCCGAGCCCGCTGGCACTCCTGCGTGCCGCCCGTGAACAGCTCGTCGAGCTGACGGGCCTGTACCCCGAGTCCCTCCCCCGTCTGGAGCGGACCGACGAGGGGTGGCTGCTGGAGGCCGAGGTGGTGGAGCTGGCCCGGGTGCCGGAGACGATGAGCCTGATGGCCCTGTACGAGGTGACTCTCGACCCGGACGGCCTGCTCACCGGATACCGCCGCCTCCGCCGCTACGAGCGCGGCCGGAGCGACCGCCGCTGACGGCGGCGAACCGGACGCCCACCGACACGAGAGGAAACACCCGACATGACCACCGTTGTCCCGGCACAGCAATCCAAGGGCGGAGGCGGCACCAGCGGCCTGTACGACGTCCTGGAGCTCATCCTCGACCGAGGCCTGGTGATCGACGCGTTCATCCGCGTCTCCCTGGTCGGCATCGAGATACTCAAGATCGACATCCGGATCGTGGTGGCGAGCGTCGACACGTATCTGCGCTTCGCCGAGGCGTGCAACCGGCTCGACCTGGAGTCCGGCCCGAACAAGTCCCCCGGCCTGCCCGAGGTCGTCGAGGGCATCACCGAGAACGGGGCACGGAGCAAGACCAAGGGCGCCCTGTCCGGCGCCGGCGACACCGTCTCCAAGGCCGCCCAGTCGGTGGCCGACGCGATCCGGCCGTCGGATGAGGACGAGGAGGAGGAGCCTCGCCGCCGGCGTCCGGCCCGTAAGGCGGCGGCGAGGAAGTCCGAGGAGTCCGCATGACCACGTATGTCTAC contains:
- a CDS encoding gas vesicle structural protein GvpA codes for the protein MTTVVPAQQSKGGGGTSGLYDVLELILDRGLVIDAFIRVSLVGIEILKIDIRIVVASVDTYLRFAEACNRLDLESGPNKSPGLPEVVEGITENGARSKTKGALSGAGDTVSKAAQSVADAIRPSDEDEEEEPRRRRPARKAAARKSEESA
- the gvpO gene encoding gas vesicle protein GvpO; translation: MTDRSDENPEKTAAGGPSPLALLRAAREQLVELTGLYPESLPRLERTDEGWLLEAEVVELARVPETMSLMALYEVTLDPDGLLTGYRRLRRYERGRSDRR